AGAGGTTTTTGAAGAAGAACGACCTTCTGATTGTTCAATACGGACAGATTTCGCGACCTTTGAAGGACTGATTGAAGGAGTTGTGAATCCTCTGACAGCTTTCATGACCGGAAGTTTGAGTGTATCGGGAGATCTGGCCTTTGCGATGAAGCTTAGAAAACTGCTTGGAGGTGAATGAATGACACGCGAAGTACTGATACTGGCTTTTGAAGGGAAGAAATCATGTTTTCTTCATGCTTTGCTGAATGCCCTTGACATGTCCGAAAAGGGATTTGCCGTATCTGTCGTAATGGAGGGAGAATCTCCCAGTCTCATGAAAGAGATTACACATGAGAAGGATCCGGTTCATGAGATTTACATCGAAGCGAAGAAAAGGGGCCTCATAAAGGCCGTATGCTATGGTTGTTCGAAAATGATGGGTGCCCTTGAGATAGTTGAGAAAGAGGGTCTCCCTCTGAATGGTGACATGAGGAACCACGTTCCGCTAGCGCCATACGTAGAGCGTGGGGCAGAGATCATAACATTCTAGAAGGAAGTCCAATTATTACTGCGGAGAGCTGACTGAAGGCAGATTTATCTCAAAGAAAGGAGTTCGTAATGAGGAACAGTCTTAGACGATGGAAGAATGAAAAACTGGCACAGAAACTCATCAAAGTATTCGAAAGCAAATCCGTGAGGGTGATTTACCTTCCAGATATAGAAGCGGTGGTCGAAGAAGTCGATAAGTTAATTCCCGATGGAGCTACGGTTAGCACTGGTGGATCGGTGACACTTCAGGAGACTGGAGTAATAGATTTGCTGAGATCTGGGAAATTCGAATT
This portion of the Mesotoga infera genome encodes:
- a CDS encoding SCP2 sterol-binding domain-containing protein → MTVRKAIEKIKGLQSERLSEISGKYSFFIEGGDPQRFTVEICDGRIEVFEEERPSDCSIRTDFATFEGLIEGVVNPLTAFMTGSLSVSGDLAFAMKLRKLLGGE